A window of the Actinobacillus genomosp. 1 genome harbors these coding sequences:
- the adhP gene encoding alcohol dehydrogenase AdhP has protein sequence MMKMRAAVVAPQCDGTVEIVERDIPEIKNGEALVEVEYCGVCHTDLHVAAGDYGKKPGRILGHEGIGIVKSIAPDVTNLKVGDRVSIAWMFESCGSCEYCTTGRETLCRSVKNAGYTVDGGMATHCVVTADYAVKVPDGLDPAQASSITCAGVTTYKGIKVSGVRAGQWIAIYGAGGLGNLAVQYAKKVFGARVIAIDINDDKLAFAKEVGADLTINPLKEDSVQVIQEKVGGAHAAVVTAVSKVAFNAAVNCVRAGGRVVAIGLPPETMDLSIPRIVLDGIEIVGSLVGTRQDLAEAFQFGAEGLVVPLVQLRRLDEANDIFQEMRDGKIQGRMVIDMKKGCGCGCSH, from the coding sequence ATGATGAAAATGCGTGCTGCTGTGGTTGCCCCACAATGTGATGGAACAGTTGAAATTGTTGAACGTGACATTCCCGAAATCAAAAATGGCGAAGCCCTTGTAGAAGTTGAATATTGCGGTGTATGTCATACCGATTTACACGTCGCTGCCGGTGATTACGGTAAAAAACCGGGGCGTATATTAGGTCATGAAGGGATCGGTATCGTTAAATCGATTGCACCGGATGTGACCAATCTAAAAGTCGGCGATCGTGTCAGTATTGCATGGATGTTTGAAAGTTGCGGATCATGCGAATATTGTACCACCGGACGTGAAACGCTTTGCCGTAGCGTGAAGAATGCTGGTTATACCGTAGATGGCGGTATGGCGACTCACTGTGTCGTAACGGCAGATTATGCGGTAAAAGTACCGGACGGGTTAGATCCGGCGCAAGCAAGTAGCATTACTTGTGCAGGTGTGACAACCTATAAAGGAATTAAAGTATCCGGCGTGCGTGCGGGACAATGGATTGCGATTTACGGTGCCGGCGGGTTAGGTAACTTGGCAGTACAATATGCGAAGAAAGTATTCGGCGCACGTGTGATTGCGATTGACATTAATGATGATAAACTGGCTTTTGCCAAAGAAGTCGGTGCGGATTTAACCATTAATCCGCTGAAAGAAGACAGCGTACAAGTAATTCAGGAAAAAGTCGGCGGTGCGCATGCGGCGGTTGTGACGGCGGTATCTAAAGTCGCATTTAATGCTGCGGTGAACTGCGTTCGAGCAGGCGGTCGCGTAGTGGCTATCGGTCTGCCGCCGGAAACCATGGATCTCTCTATTCCTCGTATTGTGTTGGACGGTATTGAAATTGTCGGCTCGTTAGTCGGTACTCGCCAAGATCTCGCTGAAGCTTTCCAATTCGGTGCGGAAGGCTTAGTCGTACCGTTGGTGCAATTACGTCGTTTGGATGAAGCGAATGATATTTTCCAAGAAATGCGTGACGGTAAAATTCAAGGTCGAATGGTTATCGATATGAAAAAAGGCTGCGGTTGCGGCTGTAGTCATTAA
- the proA gene encoding glutamate-5-semialdehyde dehydrogenase, giving the protein MPMLTLAQQAKDASVKLAQFGNVQKNQALLTIAEQLEQRSAEILAANAKDIEFAKNQGISTAIIDRLLLNESRLQGIANDVRNVAKLADPVGQVIDGSVLNSGLKIERQRVPLGVILTIYEARPNVTIDVASLCLKTGNAVILRGGKETKFTNAVLVEVVQQALETAGLPKLAVQAVTDPDRALLLELLKLDRYIDMVIPRGGAGLHQFCKENSTIPVIVGGIGVCHMFVEKSADQQKALELIANAKTQRPSTCNTLETLLVEKAIAVEFLPKLANYMKTLGVTLHTDDLPKTEGIEPLDDVRMRQEWLSLDLNVVVVENLAKAVEHIREYGSQHSEAILTSDYQLARQFVAQVDAAAVYINASTRFTDGGEFGLGAEVAVSTQKLHARGPMGLEALTTYKWVCEGDYLVRK; this is encoded by the coding sequence ATGCCAATGCTTACCCTCGCTCAACAAGCTAAAGACGCCAGTGTCAAACTTGCTCAATTCGGAAACGTTCAAAAAAACCAAGCACTTCTTACTATTGCGGAACAATTGGAACAACGCTCGGCTGAAATCCTTGCCGCTAATGCCAAAGATATTGAATTTGCAAAAAATCAGGGAATTTCGACCGCTATCATTGATCGTTTGTTATTAAATGAAAGCCGTTTGCAAGGCATTGCTAATGATGTGCGTAACGTGGCGAAGCTCGCCGACCCGGTTGGGCAAGTGATTGACGGCAGTGTATTAAATTCAGGACTGAAAATTGAACGTCAGCGTGTACCACTCGGAGTGATTCTCACCATTTATGAAGCACGTCCGAACGTGACGATTGATGTCGCTTCGCTGTGTTTGAAAACCGGTAATGCGGTGATTTTGCGTGGCGGCAAAGAAACTAAATTTACCAATGCAGTGTTAGTAGAAGTGGTGCAACAAGCGTTAGAAACCGCCGGTTTACCGAAACTGGCGGTTCAAGCAGTCACCGATCCGGATCGTGCCTTATTACTAGAATTATTAAAACTCGATCGTTACATTGATATGGTAATCCCTCGTGGCGGTGCCGGTTTGCATCAGTTCTGTAAAGAGAACTCTACTATTCCAGTAATTGTCGGCGGTATCGGTGTTTGTCATATGTTTGTCGAAAAAAGTGCCGACCAACAAAAAGCGTTAGAATTGATTGCGAATGCCAAAACACAACGTCCAAGCACGTGTAACACGCTTGAAACATTATTAGTTGAAAAAGCGATAGCAGTCGAATTTTTGCCGAAACTTGCAAATTATATGAAAACGTTAGGCGTAACATTACATACCGATGATTTGCCAAAAACCGAGGGAATCGAACCGCTTGATGACGTGAGAATGCGCCAAGAATGGCTTTCGTTAGATTTAAATGTGGTGGTGGTCGAGAACTTAGCCAAAGCGGTGGAACATATTCGTGAATACGGCTCGCAACATTCGGAAGCAATTCTGACTTCTGATTACCAACTGGCGCGCCAATTTGTCGCCCAAGTCGATGCGGCGGCGGTCTATATCAACGCAAGTACTCGTTTTACCGACGGCGGTGAATTCGGTTTAGGGGCGGAAGTTGCAGTGAGCACCCAAAAACTGCACGCACGAGGCCCAATGGGCTTAGAAGCTCTTACCACCTACAAATGGGTCTGTGAAGGGGATTATTTGGTTAGAAAATAA
- the hfq gene encoding RNA chaperone Hfq, which yields MAKGQSLQDPYLNALRRERIPVSIYLVNGIKLQGQIESFDQFVILLKNTVSQMVYKHAISTVVPARSVSHNNGGTSHTQQAPAVEAVADKAE from the coding sequence ATGGCAAAAGGTCAATCTTTACAAGATCCATATTTGAATGCACTTCGTCGTGAGCGTATTCCTGTTTCAATTTATTTAGTTAACGGCATTAAATTACAAGGACAAATCGAATCTTTCGACCAATTCGTAATTTTATTAAAAAATACAGTAAGTCAAATGGTTTACAAACATGCCATTTCAACGGTAGTACCTGCTCGTTCCGTTTCTCATAACAACGGCGGTACGTCACATACTCAACAAGCTCCTGCGGTTGAAGCGGTTGCGGATAAAGCGGAATAA
- the mutL gene encoding DNA mismatch repair endonuclease MutL, which produces MNKPMIHILPPQLANQIAAGEVVERPASVVKELVENSLDAGASQIQIDIEKGGAQLIRIRDNGCGIGKQDLALALARHATSKISSLEDLEMILSLGFRGEALASISSVSRLTLTSRPEGQAEAWQAYAQGREMEVEIQPASHPVGTTIEVANLFFNTPARRKFLRTDKTEFAHIDEVVRRIALAKPNIGFTLTHNGKTVRQYRKVQDNSVEQQQRRVAAICGDEFIQNAIHIDWQHGDLHLHGWIGLPNISRLQNDLCYSYVNGRMMRDKTINHAIRQAYEETNMPAGNYPAFVVFLDINPSQVDVNVHPAKHEVRFHQGRLVHDFILQGVQTALQGQSEIGLTDQVNESLPSYQRDTNRIAAGGNSFLASQPAVEFTENFVKPTASRMPSYSPRTTSVSKSAQKWYGELVSQPQTQSDNRQDFVEPKTNVAPVIFAQERVEAEHKSIQSVPMKSDHWQPLAIVQNQALLLKADQQFYLISLEKLARLRFQTQLAKGESQALLIPINLSLDEVQAQHWQILKAPLAELGFVISEKAWQGQIRLSLSQVPRLLREQNLQQILLGLLTAQTVDLVEFFAKFAPIPTAYSLAEAVNWLAETEQSAKSELEKLKVAVDFSAFLAIC; this is translated from the coding sequence ATGAATAAGCCGATGATCCATATCCTGCCTCCACAACTTGCCAATCAAATCGCAGCCGGTGAAGTAGTGGAACGCCCTGCATCCGTTGTAAAAGAATTAGTCGAAAACAGTTTGGATGCCGGCGCAAGTCAGATTCAAATTGATATTGAGAAAGGCGGTGCTCAGCTTATTCGTATTAGAGATAACGGCTGCGGTATCGGTAAGCAGGATCTAGCCTTGGCTTTGGCTCGGCACGCGACCAGCAAAATTTCCAGCCTTGAAGATTTGGAAATGATTTTAAGCCTTGGCTTTCGCGGAGAGGCTTTGGCAAGTATCAGCTCGGTTTCACGACTTACATTGACCTCTCGTCCCGAAGGGCAAGCGGAAGCGTGGCAAGCCTATGCACAAGGGCGTGAAATGGAGGTTGAAATTCAACCGGCTTCACATCCGGTCGGTACGACGATTGAAGTGGCGAATCTATTCTTTAATACGCCGGCACGTCGTAAATTTTTGCGTACCGATAAAACCGAATTTGCGCATATTGATGAGGTAGTTCGCCGTATTGCGCTAGCAAAACCGAATATCGGTTTTACCCTAACGCATAACGGTAAAACGGTACGCCAATATCGCAAGGTGCAAGATAATTCGGTCGAACAGCAACAGCGCCGAGTAGCGGCAATTTGTGGTGATGAATTTATCCAAAATGCGATTCATATCGACTGGCAACACGGCGATTTACACTTACACGGTTGGATTGGTTTACCGAATATTTCCCGATTACAAAATGATTTGTGCTACAGCTATGTGAACGGGCGAATGATGCGTGATAAAACCATCAATCACGCAATCCGCCAAGCCTATGAAGAAACCAATATGCCGGCAGGGAATTATCCTGCGTTTGTGGTCTTTTTAGATATTAATCCAAGCCAAGTAGATGTGAACGTGCATCCGGCAAAACACGAAGTGCGTTTCCATCAAGGACGATTAGTGCATGACTTTATTTTGCAAGGTGTGCAAACCGCTTTACAAGGGCAATCGGAAATCGGTTTAACCGATCAAGTGAATGAGTCGTTGCCGAGTTATCAACGAGATACTAATCGTATAGCGGCGGGTGGTAATAGCTTTTTAGCGTCGCAACCAGCGGTCGAATTTACAGAAAATTTTGTAAAACCGACCGCTTCTCGTATGCCGAGTTATTCGCCTCGTACAACAAGCGTCTCTAAATCGGCACAAAAATGGTATGGGGAATTAGTCAGCCAGCCGCAAACCCAATCGGATAACAGACAAGATTTTGTTGAACCGAAAACCAATGTGGCACCAGTGATTTTTGCTCAAGAGAGAGTGGAAGCCGAACATAAGTCGATACAATCCGTACCGATGAAATCAGACCATTGGCAGCCGTTAGCTATCGTGCAAAATCAGGCTTTGTTATTAAAAGCGGATCAACAATTCTATTTAATCTCACTAGAAAAATTGGCTCGTTTGCGATTTCAAACACAACTTGCGAAAGGAGAAAGTCAAGCGTTATTGATTCCGATCAATTTAAGTTTGGATGAAGTGCAGGCGCAACATTGGCAAATACTTAAAGCCCCATTGGCGGAGTTAGGCTTTGTGATTAGCGAAAAAGCATGGCAAGGACAAATTCGGCTTTCGCTTTCACAGGTACCGAGATTGTTAAGAGAACAAAATTTACAACAAATTTTATTAGGGTTATTAACTGCACAAACGGTCGATTTAGTCGAATTTTTTGCAAAATTTGCGCCGATTCCGACCGCTTATAGTCTGGCGGAAGCGGTTAATTGGTTGGCGGAAACCGAACAGTCGGCTAAATCGGAACTGGAAAAACTAAAAGTAGCGGTAGATTTTTCAGCATTTTTAGCAATTTGTTAA
- the miaA gene encoding tRNA (adenosine(37)-N6)-dimethylallyltransferase MiaA, with protein sequence MNKKPLAIFLMGPTASGKTDLAIALRQTLPVEVISVDSALIYKGMDIGTAKPSKAELVLAPHRLIDILDPSESYSAMNFREDALREMADITASGRIPLLVGGTMLYYKALLEGLSPLPSADPVIRAEIEAKAEQIGWNGLHSELSAIDPIAGNRINPNDSQRINRALEVFYITGKTLTELTAQQGDSLPYNVLQFAIAPQDRAVLHQRIEQRFYKMMELGFQQEVEKLRARGDLHKDLPSIRCVGYRQIWEYLDGDVSLNEAIYKGICATRQLAKRQITWLRGWGSEIEWLDSLDPTSSKLKMIEKIEQNSIKL encoded by the coding sequence ATGAATAAGAAACCTTTAGCGATATTTTTAATGGGCCCAACGGCTTCGGGCAAAACCGATTTGGCGATTGCGTTGCGCCAAACGCTTCCGGTGGAAGTGATTAGCGTGGATTCTGCACTAATTTATAAAGGTATGGACATCGGTACGGCGAAACCGAGTAAAGCCGAGCTGGTACTGGCACCTCATCGTTTGATTGACATTTTAGATCCAAGCGAGAGTTACTCAGCAATGAATTTTCGTGAAGATGCGTTGCGTGAAATGGCGGATATTACGGCAAGTGGACGTATTCCTTTACTTGTCGGCGGGACAATGCTTTATTATAAAGCTTTACTGGAAGGGCTTTCTCCTTTACCTTCGGCGGATCCGGTTATTCGTGCCGAAATTGAAGCAAAAGCGGAGCAAATCGGCTGGAACGGTTTGCATAGCGAGTTATCGGCGATTGATCCTATTGCAGGCAATCGTATCAATCCGAATGACAGCCAACGAATTAACCGTGCTTTAGAAGTATTTTATATTACCGGTAAAACGCTGACCGAGCTAACCGCTCAACAGGGCGATAGTCTGCCTTATAACGTATTACAGTTTGCCATTGCGCCGCAGGACAGAGCGGTATTACATCAACGTATCGAACAACGTTTTTATAAAATGATGGAACTTGGCTTCCAACAAGAAGTCGAAAAATTGCGTGCCAGAGGCGATTTACACAAAGATCTTCCTTCGATTCGTTGTGTCGGTTATCGTCAAATATGGGAATATCTTGACGGTGACGTTTCGCTTAATGAGGCGATTTATAAGGGAATCTGTGCGACACGCCAACTTGCTAAACGCCAGATTACTTGGTTACGAGGGTGGGGAAGTGAAATCGAGTGGTTGGATAGCTTAGATCCGACCAGTTCGAAGTTAAAAATGATCGAAAAGATCGAGCAAAATTCAATTAAACTATGA
- a CDS encoding transferrin-binding protein-like solute binding protein encodes MNKHLRLSFIAIACSLAITACSSDNKGATRYEDLVKNKVDEANKKAEEKAKKDKESETAKKLAELEKKQKELEQQLKQKNQEAPKTEPKQEDMPKVEPKEKGEPKMDPQKENPSKPESKNEGTKNLTITEAKEELEKIFKDNGISDGTALLSGGLSTSTQNSFSGRNIENHSKGINTLIVDGKEITLISVDDMKKHRAESDDILDDDKKVFNKIFEINTESGHGKVGSLPKAASKSDFEQMRYGYYTDKNGVTHLFVQGYLTPTTLKESEKVNSPFNYYWMSRNGNSSDRQSLREMPISGVYEYNGKAFYGKGGSYDELTTKAYADFSNRKVKVELLKDSMQTLTFGGDIKGNTFSGSHNGIATKGGFYGSKANDIGGIFYNTNNGNDGVFGGSAKQCGYSGACTNAAPITEIK; translated from the coding sequence ATGAACAAACATTTACGTTTAAGTTTTATTGCTATTGCCTGCTCATTGGCGATTACCGCTTGCTCATCAGACAATAAAGGTGCCACCCGTTACGAAGATTTGGTCAAAAATAAAGTCGATGAAGCTAATAAAAAAGCGGAAGAAAAAGCAAAAAAAGATAAAGAATCGGAAACAGCCAAAAAACTTGCCGAATTAGAAAAAAAGCAGAAAGAGTTAGAACAACAATTAAAACAGAAGAACCAAGAAGCTCCTAAAACAGAGCCTAAGCAAGAAGATATGCCTAAGGTAGAGCCTAAGGAAAAGGGAGAACCTAAAATGGATCCCCAAAAGGAAAATCCTTCCAAGCCTGAATCTAAAAACGAAGGGACTAAAAATTTAACAATTACAGAAGCTAAAGAAGAGCTTGAAAAAATATTTAAAGATAATGGTATATCCGACGGCACCGCTTTATTAAGCGGAGGATTATCTACAAGTACTCAAAATAGTTTTTCAGGACGGAATATAGAGAATCATTCTAAAGGAATAAATACATTAATAGTTGATGGAAAAGAAATTACTCTTATTAGTGTTGATGATATGAAAAAACATCGCGCAGAATCAGATGATATTTTAGATGATGATAAAAAAGTATTTAATAAAATTTTTGAAATCAATACAGAAAGCGGACATGGAAAAGTTGGAAGTTTACCTAAGGCTGCTTCGAAAAGTGACTTTGAACAAATGCGTTATGGATATTACACAGATAAAAATGGAGTTACGCACCTATTTGTACAAGGATATCTAACCCCAACTACATTAAAAGAGTCTGAGAAAGTAAATTCACCATTCAATTATTATTGGATGAGTCGTAATGGGAACAGCAGTGATCGTCAATCCTTACGAGAAATGCCGATATCAGGAGTATATGAATATAATGGTAAAGCCTTTTATGGTAAGGGAGGATCTTATGATGAGCTAACAACAAAAGCCTATGCAGACTTCTCTAACCGTAAAGTAAAAGTTGAATTATTAAAAGATTCTATGCAAACACTTACTTTTGGCGGAGATATTAAAGGAAATACATTCTCCGGCTCTCACAATGGAATTGCCACAAAAGGGGGATTCTATGGTTCAAAAGCTAATGATATAGGCGGAATATTCTATAATACCAATAACGGAAATGATGGTGTTTTTGGTGGTTCAGCTAAACAATGTGGGTACAGTGGTGCTTGCACAAATGCCGCTCCTATTACTGAAATAAAATAA
- a CDS encoding transferrin-binding protein-like solute binding protein: MDQGSPNTQKQNNGSPQGKNDNNATSSKFFTAVNSAFGNKESTSLSGVILTANKDGSFKAANPQKNDDLATLEIDGTRIALFNLKDTLGNVAVGKLKVLTSADLRDEPTKKLTGFVGSMPDVYGEQGKPQARTDFSAIRYGVAIVDDVAHPFVQGFLTPETGNVVVQGEQYFPIPHQGSFKYTGFAVYGSGSDYKQLNSEVIADFTNKKVKVDLTGDSTKLTFGGDIHGNTFSGTSKDGIETKGAFYGSLARDVGGVFNHTKEGKNGAFGASNKLPNGTKVIEF, encoded by the coding sequence GTGGATCAAGGTTCGCCTAATACGCAAAAGCAAAATAACGGTTCTCCACAAGGCAAAAATGATAATAATGCTACATCAAGTAAATTCTTTACTGCGGTAAATTCGGCATTCGGCAATAAAGAGAGTACATCTTTGTCCGGCGTTATTTTAACTGCAAATAAAGACGGGTCTTTTAAAGCGGCTAATCCTCAAAAAAATGATGATTTAGCAACATTAGAAATTGACGGTACAAGAATTGCATTATTCAATCTCAAAGATACATTGGGAAATGTTGCAGTAGGGAAATTGAAAGTATTAACCTCGGCGGATCTTCGTGATGAACCGACAAAAAAATTAACCGGATTTGTAGGCAGTATGCCGGATGTTTATGGTGAACAAGGCAAGCCACAGGCAAGAACCGATTTTAGTGCAATACGCTATGGCGTTGCAATTGTTGATGATGTCGCTCATCCTTTTGTGCAGGGCTTCTTAACACCGGAAACAGGTAATGTTGTCGTACAAGGAGAACAATATTTTCCTATTCCACACCAAGGTAGTTTCAAATATACCGGTTTTGCCGTTTATGGTAGCGGCAGTGATTATAAACAGTTAAACTCGGAAGTGATTGCTGACTTTACTAATAAAAAAGTTAAAGTTGATTTAACGGGCGATTCAACTAAATTAACTTTTGGCGGTGATATTCACGGCAATACGTTTAGCGGTACGAGTAAAGACGGTATAGAAACTAAAGGTGCATTCTACGGTTCACTCGCTCGTGATGTAGGCGGTGTGTTTAATCATACGAAAGAAGGAAAAAACGGTGCTTTCGGGGCTTCAAATAAATTACCTAATGGTACTAAGGTAATCGAATTTTAA
- a CDS encoding TonB-dependent hemoglobin/transferrin/lactoferrin family receptor produces MKHYQRISMTALFAVFGVVMQANAEDIIAELGEVTVTAEQEQSKKIGEIKKNRRAIQEELIADTKDLVRYTTDVGIADSGRHLKGFAMRGVEGNRVGISIDGVNLPDSEENSLYARYGNFNTSRLTIDPELVTGIDIVRGSDSFTTGSGSLGGGVNYRTLDAADIVLPGNKFGVLLKNSYASKNSEWVHTAGAAYKDEKLDAVYLYSTRYGHEQKSLGNGRVAWNNTSGAPDPSFHRNHSNLVKFGYLFNEKHRVSAAYSNQLAKAFTDERSYNYLDSSWRDTDDEGERHNVNVAYEYFPTSGYLSYLKTEYDYQKTDVRAINYKGGSDVQKLHIKQSLDEIYDRNMNNEFHRIGLRLDSIPFETDYGTHQVTLRTAVSQRDFKNENTDTYLFSNSTSTSTYAIQHPIRTRAFYIAAQDQIQWNEMFYGTAGLRYDQEQLAPQELNAKCYNCDTRGKATTFKNLTGSLGLNAQVTPVWNLGYYVSTGYRVPSASEMFFSYKHPSGNWLANPYLKAERSVNNSISLRGENRLGHLNVNLYHIRYKDFLFEQETNGLTQMECDAHCQYYGYNSINPTIFNQAINVDKARISGLEVTSKVHLDQVTASIPKGFKFLGSVGYSKSKLYGTEASLLSVQPVKVILGLSYEDPSDIWGIHSRWTYLGAKHAKDATIVTYDDSRTKRITKPFPYLNGSATLFDVYGFWKVHKNVTLRAGLYNIFNRKYHTWDALRGINRLGTTNTVDKELRGLERFVAPGRNYSASIEIRF; encoded by the coding sequence ATGAAACACTATCAAAGAATCTCAATGACGGCATTGTTTGCGGTATTTGGTGTCGTTATGCAAGCGAATGCGGAAGATATAATAGCCGAGTTAGGAGAAGTTACGGTTACCGCTGAACAGGAACAATCGAAAAAAATCGGTGAAATTAAGAAAAATCGCCGAGCTATTCAAGAAGAACTAATCGCCGATACCAAAGATTTAGTGCGCTATACCACTGACGTAGGGATTGCCGATAGCGGTCGCCATTTGAAAGGTTTTGCGATGCGCGGGGTGGAGGGTAATCGCGTAGGGATTAGTATTGACGGGGTAAACTTGCCGGATTCGGAAGAAAACTCGCTATACGCGCGTTACGGTAACTTTAATACCTCGCGTTTGACGATTGATCCTGAATTAGTAACTGGGATTGATATTGTGCGCGGCTCGGATTCATTTACCACCGGTAGCGGTTCGCTTGGCGGTGGCGTGAATTATCGTACTTTAGATGCGGCGGATATTGTGTTACCCGGTAATAAATTCGGCGTGTTATTAAAAAATAGTTACGCCAGCAAAAATAGTGAGTGGGTACACACTGCCGGTGCTGCCTATAAAGATGAGAAGTTGGATGCGGTCTATTTATATTCCACCCGTTACGGTCATGAGCAAAAAAGTTTAGGTAACGGTAGAGTGGCTTGGAATAACACCAGCGGTGCACCGGATCCGTCATTTCATCGTAACCACAGTAACTTGGTGAAATTCGGCTACTTATTTAACGAAAAACATCGTGTAAGTGCTGCTTACAGTAATCAGCTTGCGAAAGCATTTACCGATGAACGCTCTTATAACTATTTGGACTCTTCTTGGCGTGATACTGATGATGAGGGCGAACGTCATAATGTAAATGTCGCTTACGAGTATTTTCCGACCAGTGGTTATCTGTCTTATTTAAAAACCGAATACGACTATCAAAAAACCGATGTACGTGCGATTAACTATAAAGGGGGCAGCGATGTCCAAAAATTACATATTAAACAGTCGCTAGATGAAATTTACGACCGTAATATGAATAATGAATTTCATCGTATCGGTTTACGTTTAGATTCCATTCCGTTTGAAACAGATTACGGCACACACCAAGTCACGTTACGTACGGCAGTATCACAACGTGATTTTAAAAATGAAAATACCGATACTTATTTATTCTCTAACTCAACATCTACTTCGACTTATGCGATTCAACACCCTATTCGCACTCGTGCATTTTATATTGCCGCACAAGATCAAATTCAGTGGAACGAAATGTTCTACGGTACGGCAGGACTACGTTATGACCAAGAACAACTTGCCCCACAAGAGTTGAATGCAAAATGTTATAACTGCGATACCCGTGGTAAAGCAACGACATTTAAAAATTTAACAGGCTCATTGGGCTTGAATGCGCAAGTGACACCGGTATGGAATCTAGGTTATTACGTTTCAACCGGCTATCGCGTACCGTCCGCTTCGGAGATGTTCTTTTCGTATAAACACCCTTCGGGTAACTGGTTGGCAAATCCGTATTTAAAAGCGGAACGCAGTGTAAATAATTCGATCAGTCTTCGAGGCGAAAACCGACTCGGGCATTTAAATGTGAATTTGTACCACATTCGCTATAAAGATTTCTTGTTCGAACAAGAAACTAACGGTTTAACTCAAATGGAATGTGATGCGCATTGCCAATATTACGGCTATAACTCCATTAATCCGACTATTTTTAACCAAGCTATTAATGTGGATAAAGCTCGAATTTCCGGCTTGGAAGTGACGAGTAAAGTGCATTTAGATCAAGTCACCGCATCTATTCCGAAAGGCTTTAAATTCTTGGGTAGCGTAGGTTATTCGAAAAGTAAATTATACGGCACGGAAGCAAGCTTACTTTCGGTTCAACCGGTAAAAGTGATTTTAGGCTTAAGCTATGAAGATCCGAGTGATATTTGGGGTATCCACTCTCGTTGGACTTATTTAGGAGCAAAACACGCCAAAGATGCCACCATTGTGACTTATGACGACTCTCGAACCAAACGAATTACCAAGCCGTTCCCATATTTAAACGGTTCGGCAACATTATTTGATGTGTACGGTTTTTGGAAAGTACATAAAAATGTAACTTTACGTGCAGGCTTATATAATATTTTCAATCGTAAATATCATACTTGGGATGCATTACGCGGTATCAACCGCTTAGGCACAACCAATACGGTTGATAAAGAGTTACGCGGTTTGGAACGTTTTGTTGCTCCGGGACGTAACTATTCTGCTTCGATAGAAATTCGTTTCTAA